In the Pseudomonadota bacterium genome, one interval contains:
- the tyrA gene encoding bifunctional chorismate mutase/prephenate dehydrogenase: METESSQREDDHLARLRERIDDLDHQLIELLARRQEIVEEVVALKKARQMPVCHPAREADLIDNRRACALQNGLEPEYVEELFRNIMRYSRSTQTAEISRVGVKPQARILIVGGGGAMGRLFARWFKASGYEVRILEREDWGRVAELCGGLDLALVSVPIADTAAIIKRLAPYLPGKCILADLTSIKGPTLAAMLEHFAGPVLGLHPMFGPDTPSLERQIVVVTPGREGLEDRWLAEQFAAWGGVVVRTTADEHDEIMAIVQALRHFATFTFGRFLYLRRVDLKRTLEFSSPIYRLELDMVGRLFAQDPELYSEIIFATPERLALVRDYLNSFQQNLELLEGNAVGRERFVSEFKAISAWFGAYSNQAIRESGYLINKLIERF, translated from the coding sequence ATGGAAACTGAGTCGTCGCAGCGGGAGGATGATCATCTGGCCCGGCTGCGGGAACGAATTGACGATCTTGATCATCAACTGATCGAGCTGCTGGCCCGGCGCCAGGAGATTGTCGAAGAGGTCGTTGCTTTGAAGAAAGCGCGCCAGATGCCGGTTTGTCATCCCGCCCGGGAGGCCGATCTGATCGATAACCGCCGGGCCTGCGCCTTGCAAAACGGACTCGAGCCTGAATATGTCGAAGAGCTTTTTCGCAATATTATGCGCTATTCGCGTTCGACTCAGACCGCTGAAATCTCACGGGTCGGGGTCAAACCGCAGGCCCGGATTCTGATTGTTGGCGGCGGCGGCGCCATGGGCCGTCTTTTCGCCCGCTGGTTCAAGGCCTCGGGTTACGAAGTCAGAATTCTCGAACGCGAGGATTGGGGACGGGTCGCCGAGCTTTGTGGCGGTCTTGACCTGGCCTTGGTCAGTGTGCCGATTGCGGACACGGCGGCAATCATTAAAAGGTTGGCTCCGTATCTGCCGGGAAAATGTATTCTTGCCGATCTGACCAGTATCAAGGGACCGACGCTGGCCGCCATGCTTGAACATTTTGCCGGCCCGGTGCTGGGTTTGCATCCGATGTTCGGCCCGGATACCCCGAGCCTAGAGCGCCAGATCGTGGTGGTAACGCCCGGTCGGGAAGGTCTGGAGGATCGCTGGCTGGCGGAACAGTTCGCCGCCTGGGGCGGGGTTGTGGTCCGGACCACGGCGGACGAGCACGATGAGATTATGGCGATTGTTCAGGCTCTGCGTCATTTCGCCACCTTTACTTTCGGGCGTTTTCTTTATCTGCGCCGGGTTGACCTGAAGCGGACCCTTGAATTTTCCAGTCCTATATACCGGCTTGAGCTGGACATGGTGGGGCGTCTTTTCGCCCAGGATCCGGAACTCTACAGCGAGATTATTTTTGCCACTCCGGAACGTCTCGCGCTGGTGCGGGATTATCTTAATAGTTTTCAACAAAACCTTGAGCTGCTTGAGGGAAACGCCGTCGGCCGGGAAAGGTTTGTTAGCGAATTCAAGGCGATCTCCGCCTGGTTCGGAGCTTACAGTAACCAGGCGATTCGGGAAAGTGGTTATCTGATCAACAAGTTGATTGAACGCTTCTGA
- the fusA gene encoding elongation factor G (EF-G; promotes GTP-dependent translocation of the ribosome during translation; many organisms have multiple copies of this gene): protein SPRPRAAGSSVSWREGVGLDLAEPLRQAAIEGLREVLHSGPVQGYPLVDVEFTILAVEGEPGDFTKVALKVAGANAVRQALQAARPAMLEPIMETEINVPEESLGDVIGELNSRGGRIIEIDNHDHFSRITADVPLQRLFGYTTALRSATKGRGSFAMKSSRYDTMV, encoded by the coding sequence CAGCCCGCGGCCGCGGGCTGCGGGCAGCAGCGTGAGCTGGCGGGAAGGGGTGGGGCTGGATCTGGCCGAACCCTTGCGCCAAGCCGCCATCGAAGGTCTGCGGGAGGTGCTGCATTCGGGGCCGGTGCAGGGTTATCCCCTGGTCGACGTGGAGTTCACGATTCTTGCGGTGGAAGGTGAGCCCGGAGATTTTACCAAGGTGGCGTTGAAGGTGGCGGGCGCCAATGCCGTGCGCCAGGCCTTGCAAGCGGCCCGGCCGGCAATGCTGGAGCCGATCATGGAGACCGAAATCAATGTTCCCGAGGAGAGCCTGGGAGACGTTATCGGCGAGCTCAACAGTCGCGGCGGCCGGATTATTGAGATTGACAATCATGATCATTTCAGCCGGATAACCGCGGATGTGCCTTTGCAGCGTCTCTTTGGCTATACCACGGCGCTGCGCTCCGCGACCAAAGGCCGGGGGAGTTTTGCCATGAAGTCGTCGCGTTATGATACTATGGTTTAA